The following proteins are encoded in a genomic region of Pectinophora gossypiella chromosome 6, ilPecGoss1.1, whole genome shotgun sequence:
- the LOC126367303 gene encoding protein melted yields MHELLKHVLTERDLTRAGDLFAIPDADIVDDLNDVLKQITEISSRPDYTRNDRDQALIEICVTRVTSCIKETGTLDKYCGTLVSLLESCLHHNLMPLGHLRDDDPPHAKIASDIIACIVLVSFPVQSDKENYGNKSVMELFLPVAVQFLHKGNREISRHMARYLSLAALHHAALLKPHVHTIMDSIMSGNYPLCRILTNLYEVCPEPLEGHTTALVSLLPHAEQVEKNSLFALFEQIAVRRPEALKTCVPQLLSYLCPNTAPQSDPGCMCVDILQLIVCLSRTRVTLVLEHSVTVKRASRQPHASPQAVALVATVLTQLGYTGRERAQEALNFVLESLSTADRSTHAALMREATSLCSAFPALFTDKVLTAVRAKNSTRPKSTISSEVNRTSGGVTIVKLGGPTPAPPVTLPPPVTSQPPVTSPPVAGYTRRAKLGDSRSTGRLHPGPNSHRSMTRLNVAGGSVGGLHKSMTRLSSSQQINSQQNNAVPPNAAVNGKASSGTVSTGTAAPRARAPPVRPHHHHHILIGPSTSTTTGPTIISGSTIPPQSISINPLTSGKSSDALTPITSVSIQHSNTALGHVSVITSTANSGPAIISQTGSGISVGPNPNPNPISISGPVTVTSRRANNTSVTMINASSNSNNNSNSNHRISVFEPYPMRDTVQHFCEKHLDKIKAYMDNVSLRIPPPAKCTIEERRSKKLARLQFACGRRGPHCLYSRTLFSMRTRAPRVWIHLMFLALQARHASALSSRDPTVASLKHCWDTLKCENKTFLTLVTSAFPNFKEQEMLLNELRSAGFFDVFELNTTRTDGVTVPPTQATWGCFLCNHPERAVGFLAADGQPVIEGQLKEKKGRWRLFRRWRTRYFTLSGAHLSCKGSSGGESIDINQIRSVKVSRGARNIPKAFEIFTGDQTLILKPKDGKNAEEWVQCLSIAVAHSQARDVPAKANSLPARGLTLKSF; encoded by the exons CTCAAGCAGATAACGGAGATTTCATCACGTCCGGACTATACTCGTAACGATCGTGATCAGGCACTCATAGAAATATGTGTAACAAGAGTGACATCGTGTATCAAGGAAACGGGAACATTGGACAAGTACTGTGGAACTCTGGTGTCATTACTTGAATCCTGTCTTCATCATAATCTGATGCCATTGGGGCATTTGAGAGATGACGACCCACCACATGCAAAGATCGCGTCTGACATCATTGCTTGCATAGTTCTG GTATCGTTCCCAGTACAATCAGACAAAGAGAACTACGGTAACAAGAGTGTGATGGAGTTGTTCCTGCCGGTGGCCGTGCAGTTCCTTCACAAGGGCAACCGGGAGATATCACGACACATGGCACGTTACCTGTCTCTAGCTGCACTACATCACGCTGCGCTGTTGAAACCACATGTGCATACTATCATGGACTCTATTATGTCAg GTAACTATCCTCTCTGCCGGATCTTGACGAACTTATACGAGGTGTGCCCTGAACCTCTGGAGGGCCACACGACGGCCCTCGTCTCTCTTCTTCCTCACGCCGAGCAAGTTGAGAAGAATTCTCTCTTCGCTTTGTTTGAGCAAATCGCTGTACGGAGGCCCGAGGCGCTGAAGACCTGTGTCCCGCAGCTGCTGTCGTACCTGTGTCCCAATACCGCGCCCCAATCCGACCCTGGCTGCATGTGCGTTGACATACTACAG CTGATAGTCTGCCTGTCTCGAACCCGAGTGACGCTAGTGCTGGAGCACTCTGTCACAGTGAAACGCGCGTCCCGGCAGCCCCACGCCTCGCCGCAGGCCGTGGCTCTTGTGGCCACTGTACTAACACAACTCGGGTATACTGGCAGG GAGCGTGCACAAGAAGCCCTGAACTTCGTGCTAGAGAGTCTATCAACAGCGGACCGCAGCACGCACGCGGCTCTCATGCGGGAAGCCACGTCGCTCTGCAGTGCCTTCCCGGCCTTGTTCACTGACAAGGTGCTTACCGCTGTTCGGGCTAAGAACAG CACGCGTCCAAAGTCAACGATATCGAGTGAAGTCAACCGCACATCGGGCGGGGTCACCATCGTGAAGTTAGGCGGACCCACCCCCGCGCCGCCCGTGACGTTACCGCCGCCCGTGACGTCACAGCCACCAGTAACATCACCACCAGTAGCTGGATACACACGCCGGGCGAAACTGGGAGACTCAAGGAGTACTGGGAGGTTGCATCCCGGCCCTAATTCTCACAGGAGCATGACCCGGCTCAATGTTGCTG GCGGTTCAGTAGGCGGTCTACATAAGAGCATGACGCGCCTGTCGTCATCTCAGCAGATAAACTCGCAACAGAACAACGCGGTTCCGCCTAACGCAG CGGTGAACGGCAAGGCGTCCAGCGGTACGGTGTCCACCGGCACGGCGGCGCCGCGGGCCCGCGCCCCGCCTGTCCGCCCGCACCACCACCATCACATACTCATTGGACCCTCCACCTCCACG ACAACCGGCCCAACAATAATCTCAGGGTCCACCATACCCCCTCAGTCCATATCCATAAACCCCCTCACGTCAGGCAAATCCTCCGACGCCCTCACACCCATCACATCCGTCTCGATACAGCACTCCAACACAGCACTGGGTCACGTCTCAGTCATCACCTCCACCGCCAACTCCGGCCCGGCTATCATATCACAGACCGGCTCCGGCATATCCGTAGGGCCCAACCCTAATCCCAACCCTATCTCAATCTCTGGTCCGGTAACGGTAACGTCCCGACGCGCGAACAACACTAGCGTCACTATGATTAATGCGAGTTCCAACTCAAATAACAATTCCAACTCGAACCATAGGATAAGTGTGTTCGAACCTTATCCTATGCGGGACACAGTGCAACATTTCTGTGAGAAACATTTGGACAAAATTAAGGCGTATATGGATAACGTCTCGCTGAGGATACCGCCGCCAGCCAAGTGTACTATTGAAG AACGCCGGTCAAAGAAGCTCGCCCGGCTTCAGTTCGCGTGCGGCCGCCGTGGGCCGCACTGCCTCTACTCCCGGACCTTATTCTCCATGCGGACCCGCGCCCCGAGAGTTTGGATCCACCTGATGTTCCTCGCGCTGCAGGCCCGGCACGCGTCAGCCCTCTCCTCGAGGGATCCCACGGTCGCTAGTCTGAAACACTGCTGGGACACGCTCAAGTGTGAGAACAAGACCTTCCTCACTCTGGTCACTAGCGCCTTCCCTAACTTCAAG GAACAAGAGATGCTCCTGAACGAGCTTCGTTCAGCGGGGTTCTTCGACGTTTTCGAGTTAAACACCACTCGAACGGACGGAGTGACGGTCCCACCAACCCAGGCGACCTGGGGTTGTTTCCTCTGCAACCACCCTGAGAGGGCCGTGGGCTTCCTCGCGGCGGACGGGCAACCCGTTATAGAAGGACAGTTGAAGGAGAAGAAGGGAAGATGGCGCTTGTTTAGAAGGTGGCGGACGAGGTATTTCACCTTGTCTGGCGCGCATCTTTCTTGTAAAGGATCT AGCGGCGGCGAAAGCATTGACATAAACCAAATCCGTTCAGTGAAGGTATCTCGCGGGGCGCGCAACATTCCGAAGGCCTTCGAGATCTTCACGGGAGACCAGACTCTGATCCTGAAGCCCAAAGACGGTAAGAACGCGGAGGAATGGGTGCAGTGCCTCAGTATAGCCGTGGCACATTCCCAGGCGAGAGATGTACCCGCTAAAGCTAACAGTTTGCCAGCTAGGGGACTTACGCTCAAGAGTTTTTGA
- the LOC126367391 gene encoding probable dual specificity protein phosphatase DDB_G0283417, translating to MSFLDELKKRKNKLKVTETVVTNADGQRFIEKGETKEAIAPNTYGFIVDTKPDDIPALIAEFLYIGSQDCTSSRVLQSYNIKNVLSLGINLNIEENINHKFVECLDLPETDIKAVLKESLPFINNAIDRKENILIHCNAGVSRTSTVAIAYLMQYKSMNFDEAYNLVKEIRPAIQPNAGFKRQLKNMNPGEVI from the coding sequence ATGAGTTTTCTGGACGAATTAAAAAAgcgaaaaaataaacttaaagtaACAGAAACTGTAGTCACAAATGCAGATGGCCAGCGATTTATAGAGAAAGGAGAAACCAAAGAAGCCATAGCACCCAATACATACGGGTTCATAGTTGACACCAAACCGGATGATATACCAGCACTTATAGCTGAGTTTCTATACATCGGTTCTCAAGATTGTACATCTAGTAGGGTCTTACAAtcctataatattaaaaatgttctCAGTCttggtataaatttgaataTAGAAGAAAATATCAATCATAAGTTTGTAGAATGTTTAGATCTACCTGAAACGGATATAAAGGCTGTTTTAAAAGAAAGTTTGCCTTTCATCAACAATGCTATAGACCGTAAAGAAAATATCCTAATACACTGCAACGCAGGCGTTTCTCGTACATCCACGGTAGCTATCGCGTATTTAATGCAGTATAAAAGTATGAATTTTGACGAAGCGTATAATTTGGTTAAAGAGATAAGGCCTGCAATTCAACCTAACGCTGGATTTAAGAGACAACTGAAGAATATGAACCCTGGGGAAGTTATTTAG
- the LOC126367355 gene encoding tRNA pseudouridine synthase-like 1 isoform X1 codes for MKARYLTFFSYIGTTFRSSEKIWLKEGKHYPDPQSVQGLMELGLQRLKSLNYPSVTLSSRTDGGVHALNSSAHFDLERFGSNIYEPTGITYNLNKFFYKNDISIIVKKCLRVPDNFNARYNAIRRTYLYRLAVLKDDVQLPENVGMASCIPIEEWRRCYFVRLQNFNIDLMREATKYLVGYHDFTTFKRFGKLKQYKHNRREIYSIDVKPGQPLVSSCSNPPFTYWDVEIQGRAFVHNQIRRMMGTLISVATEKLPPEEIKVMLQVPSKHSWHNFIQNCPPDGLYLANVEYNPEDLVYDENIRIHEPTQDRKCDNDSESVNQTV; via the exons ATGAAAGCAAGATACCTTACATTTTTTTCATATATTGGCACAACTTTCAG GTCGTCGGAGAAAATATGGCTTAAAGAAGGGAAGCACTATCCTGATCCTCAGAGTGTACAAGGGCTTATGGAACTAGGCTTACAGAGATTGAAATCACTTAACTACCCCAGTGTTACTCTGTCCAGCCG cACAGATGGTGGCGTGCATGCCTTAAATTCCAGCGCACACTTTGACTTGGAGAGATTTGGCTCTAATATATATGAACCCACTGGCATAACttacaatttaaataagtttttctataaaaatgatattagtaTTATAGTGAAGAAATGTTTGAGAGTTCCTGATAACTTTAATGCTAGGTATAATGCAATAAGGAGGACATATCTGTACAG GTTGGCAGTATTGAAAGATGATGTACAACTACCAGAGAATGTTGGCATGGCCTCATGCATACCTATAGAGGAGTGGAGGAGATGCTATTTTGTTAG GTTACAAAACTTCAACATCGACTTGATGAGAGAAGCCACAAAGTATCTAGTAGGATACCACGACTTTACCACTTTCAAGAGATTcggtaaattaaaacaatataagcACAATCGGAGAGAGATATACAGCATAGATGTGAAGCCTGGGCAACCGCTGGTCAGTAGCTGCAGCAACCCTCCATTTACCTATTGGGATGTCGAGATCCAAGGACGGGCATTTGTGCATAATCAG ATTCGTCGTATGATGGGCACACTGATTAGTGTTGCAACAGAAAAGCTACCTCCAGAAGAGATAAAAGTGATGCTTCAAGTTCCATCGAAGCATTCCTGGCATAATTTTATACAGAATTGTCCCCCGGATGGGTTGTATTTAGCCAATGTTGAATATAATCCAGAAGATTTGGTTTATGATGAAAACATAAGAATACACGAACCCACACAAGACAGAAAGTGTGATAATGACAGTGAATCAGTGAATCAAACAGTGTGA
- the LOC126367355 gene encoding tRNA pseudouridine synthase-like 1 isoform X3, with product MKARYLTFFSYIGTTFSTDGGVHALNSSAHFDLERFGSNIYEPTGITYNLNKFFYKNDISIIVKKCLRVPDNFNARYNAIRRTYLYRLAVLKDDVQLPENVGMASCIPIEEWRRCYFVRLQNFNIDLMREATKYLVGYHDFTTFKRFGKLKQYKHNRREIYSIDVKPGQPLVSSCSNPPFTYWDVEIQGRAFVHNQIRRMMGTLISVATEKLPPEEIKVMLQVPSKHSWHNFIQNCPPDGLYLANVEYNPEDLVYDENIRIHEPTQDRKCDNDSESVNQTV from the exons ATGAAAGCAAGATACCTTACATTTTTTTCATATATTGGCACAACTTTCAG cACAGATGGTGGCGTGCATGCCTTAAATTCCAGCGCACACTTTGACTTGGAGAGATTTGGCTCTAATATATATGAACCCACTGGCATAACttacaatttaaataagtttttctataaaaatgatattagtaTTATAGTGAAGAAATGTTTGAGAGTTCCTGATAACTTTAATGCTAGGTATAATGCAATAAGGAGGACATATCTGTACAG GTTGGCAGTATTGAAAGATGATGTACAACTACCAGAGAATGTTGGCATGGCCTCATGCATACCTATAGAGGAGTGGAGGAGATGCTATTTTGTTAG GTTACAAAACTTCAACATCGACTTGATGAGAGAAGCCACAAAGTATCTAGTAGGATACCACGACTTTACCACTTTCAAGAGATTcggtaaattaaaacaatataagcACAATCGGAGAGAGATATACAGCATAGATGTGAAGCCTGGGCAACCGCTGGTCAGTAGCTGCAGCAACCCTCCATTTACCTATTGGGATGTCGAGATCCAAGGACGGGCATTTGTGCATAATCAG ATTCGTCGTATGATGGGCACACTGATTAGTGTTGCAACAGAAAAGCTACCTCCAGAAGAGATAAAAGTGATGCTTCAAGTTCCATCGAAGCATTCCTGGCATAATTTTATACAGAATTGTCCCCCGGATGGGTTGTATTTAGCCAATGTTGAATATAATCCAGAAGATTTGGTTTATGATGAAAACATAAGAATACACGAACCCACACAAGACAGAAAGTGTGATAATGACAGTGAATCAGTGAATCAAACAGTGTGA
- the LOC126367355 gene encoding tRNA pseudouridine synthase-like 1 isoform X2 has protein sequence MELGLQRLKSLNYPSVTLSSRTDGGVHALNSSAHFDLERFGSNIYEPTGITYNLNKFFYKNDISIIVKKCLRVPDNFNARYNAIRRTYLYRLAVLKDDVQLPENVGMASCIPIEEWRRCYFVRLQNFNIDLMREATKYLVGYHDFTTFKRFGKLKQYKHNRREIYSIDVKPGQPLVSSCSNPPFTYWDVEIQGRAFVHNQIRRMMGTLISVATEKLPPEEIKVMLQVPSKHSWHNFIQNCPPDGLYLANVEYNPEDLVYDENIRIHEPTQDRKCDNDSESVNQTV, from the exons ATGGAACTAGGCTTACAGAGATTGAAATCACTTAACTACCCCAGTGTTACTCTGTCCAGCCG cACAGATGGTGGCGTGCATGCCTTAAATTCCAGCGCACACTTTGACTTGGAGAGATTTGGCTCTAATATATATGAACCCACTGGCATAACttacaatttaaataagtttttctataaaaatgatattagtaTTATAGTGAAGAAATGTTTGAGAGTTCCTGATAACTTTAATGCTAGGTATAATGCAATAAGGAGGACATATCTGTACAG GTTGGCAGTATTGAAAGATGATGTACAACTACCAGAGAATGTTGGCATGGCCTCATGCATACCTATAGAGGAGTGGAGGAGATGCTATTTTGTTAG GTTACAAAACTTCAACATCGACTTGATGAGAGAAGCCACAAAGTATCTAGTAGGATACCACGACTTTACCACTTTCAAGAGATTcggtaaattaaaacaatataagcACAATCGGAGAGAGATATACAGCATAGATGTGAAGCCTGGGCAACCGCTGGTCAGTAGCTGCAGCAACCCTCCATTTACCTATTGGGATGTCGAGATCCAAGGACGGGCATTTGTGCATAATCAG ATTCGTCGTATGATGGGCACACTGATTAGTGTTGCAACAGAAAAGCTACCTCCAGAAGAGATAAAAGTGATGCTTCAAGTTCCATCGAAGCATTCCTGGCATAATTTTATACAGAATTGTCCCCCGGATGGGTTGTATTTAGCCAATGTTGAATATAATCCAGAAGATTTGGTTTATGATGAAAACATAAGAATACACGAACCCACACAAGACAGAAAGTGTGATAATGACAGTGAATCAGTGAATCAAACAGTGTGA
- the LOC126367379 gene encoding transmembrane emp24 domain-containing protein 5, whose translation MAQRTWHMFSVITLLFTILSLVGDVLSNTAAPWYENLPAVTMDYKVHIDAGKEDCYFQYVQPGATFYASYQVLKGGDGMCGFAVRHPNGQIVHPYEWRQSAEYADQTSTGGYYAVCIDNQFSRFAGKLVNLYLSVIRYDMWEKYAKEVEELDMNIKNFTNSIQFVERNINDILQYQYHSRARESRDYNLLQDNNAYVLRWSLIQIIAIAATATLQVYFLRNLFEVKDNSSKTRI comes from the exons ATGGCTCAACGGACGTGGCATATGTTTTCTGtaataacacttttatttacGATTTTATCACTTGTCGGCGATGTTTTGTCGAATACAGCGGCACCATGGTACGAAAATCTGCCGGCGGTGACAATGGATTACAAGGTTCACATCGATGCTGGCAAGGAAGACTGTTACTTTCAATATGTGCAGCCGGGTGCTACGTTTTACGCCAGTTACCAG GTGTTGAAGGGGGGTGATGGTATGTGTGGGTTCGCCGTGCGGCATCCGAACGGTCAGATCGTGCACCCTTACGAGTGGCGGCAGAGCGCGGAGTACGCCGACCAGACCTCCACCGGGGGTTACTACGCCGTCTGCATAGATAACCAGTTCTCTCGATTCGCGGGGAAACTCGTCAACTTATACTTGTCAGTGATCAGATACGACATGTGGGAGAAGTACGCGAAGGAAGTCGAAGAGTTGGACATGAACATCAAGAACTTCACT aaCTCCATCCAGTTCGTGGAGCGCAACATCAATGACATTCTCCAGTACCAATACCACTCGAGAGCTAGAGAGTCCCGTGATTACAATCTACTGCAGGACAACAACGCCTATGTATTGCG ATGGTCCTTAATCCAAATTATCGCGATTGCGGCGACGGCGACCCTGCAAGTATATTTCTTAAGAAACCTCTTCGAAGTAAAGGACAACTCTTCAAAGACCAGAATTTGA